A single genomic interval of Myxocyprinus asiaticus isolate MX2 ecotype Aquarium Trade chromosome 19, UBuf_Myxa_2, whole genome shotgun sequence harbors:
- the si:dkey-90m5.4 gene encoding leucine-rich alpha-2-glycoprotein — protein MNSWLMLALAVMVVFCCHDALSCPKRCTCHFSTKTTEVVCPDAGLSRFPGDGLPGNTTSLTIQFTNLSVLTSQDLAAIPLLEELHLPGNKLSSLPADLLKGLPHLHTIDLTDNELREIPPRIFHYAPLLNLVLKDNRISSIHPDWLPNNSSLTWLDLSGNHLIKFPMAQLQSLSHLKVLHLSQNKLEELPVGCLDAHSALERLHLEQNKILSLDVKTFSHTANLTHLFLQKNKLESIPPTVFQGLDRLEYIDLSDNRLQFLPPGTLDINSSWVELNFNPWHCDAKIEYLWKKLSTESLQSEPKCTSPENLKDRTIATLTRKEMGLPE, from the exons ATGAATTCCTGGCTCATGCTCGCGCTCGCGGTGATGGTAGTCTTCTGTTGCCATGACGCCCTCTCGTGTCCAAAGCGATGCACGTGCCACTTCAGCACCAAAACAACTGAGGTTGTGTGCCCTGATGCTGGCCTCTCTCGTTTCCCTGGAGATGGTCTCCCAGGCAACACCACCTCCTTAACCATCCAGTTCACCAACCTCAGCGTGCTGACGTCTCAAGACCTGGCAGCCATCCCACTCCTGGAGGAGCTGCACCTGCCCGGCAACAAACTGAGCAGCTTACCAGCAGATCTTCTGAAGGGCCTTCCTCACCTACACACCATAGACCTCACAG ATAATGAACTGCGGGAGATTCCCCCACGTATTTTCCATTATGCTCCACTTCTTAACCTGGTGCTAAAAGACAACCGCATCTCCAGCATCCATCCAGACTGGTTGCCCAACAACAGCAGTCTCACTTGGTTAGACTTGTCAGGAAACCATCTTATAAAATTCCCAATGGCCCAACTCCAGAGTCTGAGTCACCTAAAAGTTCTGCATCTCTCGCAGAATAAACTTGAGGAGCTTCCAGTTGGGTGTCTAGATGCTCACTCTGCTCTAGAGAGACTTCATTTGGAGCAGAACAAAATCCTGTCCCTGGATGTAAAGACCTTTAGCCACACTGCTAACCTGACTCACCTTTTCCTGCAGAAAAATAAACTGGAGAGCATCCCACCCACTGTTTTCCAGGGACTCGACCGCTTGGAGTATATTGACCTCAGTGACAACAGGCTGCAGTTTCTGCCCCCTGGCACATTAGATATTAATAGCAGTTGGGTGGAGCTGAACTTTAACCCCTGGCATTGTGATGCTAAAATAGAGTACCTGTGGAAGAAACTGAGCACGGAGTCCTTACAGTCGGAGCCCAAATGTACTTCACCAGAGAACCTGAAAGACCGTACCATTGCGACACTTACCCGCAAAGAAATGGGCCTGCCAGAGTAA
- the LOC127410177 gene encoding sodium/bile acid cotransporter 4-like yields METSRVPSTDASTATLSQLHNFTNDVVNFSEDRSGVYESPSMAGLRATEEPLSVVVNTLRTALTPAGLLAGPFSPSEEPTHLIIAFWDSPLSHGINVFVGFVLCFTMLGLGCTVEISQIGEHIRRPIGVLLALVCQFVIMPLIAFLLALAFSLNDVAAMAVLLCGCCPGGNLSNIMSLLVNGDMNLSIIMTISSTLLALVLMPLCLWMYSRAWINTPVVNLLPFGAIILTLCSTLIPIGLGVWLRHRYTRAADIILKVSLWSLLVTLLMLFIMTGTMLGPELLATIPASVYLVAVFMPMAGYASGYGLAKLFDLPPNSRRTVSLETGCQNVQLCTAILKLAFPPQLMGGMYMFPLLYALFQAAEAGIFVLVYRMYRKEVLHKQDLTEDDDDDTNISYKRMKEEDVPFDSTYGAVTGWRQKAYFANYGEGETYFDNHDRAQLKSILSQINPNLTPRLRKANTKDISVQVNPKTDASVQCSLGPRTLLAQKREALRQRRQEVQTPGSPVSGGVRFPRIQAVYSPVASRRLVSLIKDDDEEDTEPEDSEKVDSAEKVESPERDVNEEKSKKTLSPEKNEDAKQTETNEGNRCEPVKTGQDEPKFKARVRFQFLEQKYGYYHCKDCNLRWESAYVWCVQGTNKVYFKQFCRTCQKSFNPYRVEDITCQTCKKTRCTCSVTSRHVDPKRPHRQDLCGRCKGKRLSCDSTFSFKYII; encoded by the exons ATGGAGACCTCCAGAGTGCCGAGCACCGATGCGTCCACCGCCACGCTCAGCCAACTTCATAACTTCACGAATGATGTCGTTAATTTCTCCGAGGATCGTAGCGGCGTCTATGAGAGCCCTTCTATGGCTGGGTTGCGCGCCACAGAAGAGCCGTTGTCTGTGGTGGTCAACACCCTCAGGACTGCCTTGACTCCAGCGGGGCTACTGGCCGGACCATTCTCCCCATCCGAAGAGCCCACTCACTTGATCATCGCGTTCTGGGACTCGCCCTTGAGTCACGGAATTAACGTGTTTGTTGGATTTGTCCTGTGCTTCACTATGCTTGGGCTTGGCTGCACAGTGGAGATCAGTCAGATTGGCGAGCACATTCGCAGACCCATAGGAGTTCTGCTGGCGCTGGTGTGCCAGTTTGTTATCATGCCCCTGATTGCCTTCCTCCTGGCTCTGGCCTTCTCCCTAAACGATGTGGCCGCTATGGCTGTACTGCTGTGCGGCTGCTGCCCCGGGGGCAACCTGTCCAACATCATGTCACTGTTGGTCAACGGAGACATGAACCTCAG TATCATCATGACCATCTCGTCCACTCTCCTAGCACTCGTGCTCATGCCTCTGTGTCTGTGGATGTACAGTCGTGCGTGGATCAACACGCCCGTTGTAAACCTGCTCCCCTTTGGTGCGATCATTCTCACCCTCTGCAGCACGCTTATTCCCATCGGACTCGGGGTCTGGCTTAGACACAGATACACTCGAGCGGCCGACATCATCCTTAAG GTGTCTTTGTGGTCTCTCCTGGTCACTCTGTTGATGCTTTTTATCATGACTGGAACTATGCTGGGACCAGAGCTGCTGGCCACCATCCCTGCCTCAGTCTACCTGGTGGCAGTGTTCATGCCCATGGCCGGCTATGCATCAGGATATGGCCTGGCAAAGCTCTTTGATCTCCCTCCCAACAGCCGAAGGACAGTGTCTTTAGAGACTGGCTGCCAGAATGTGCAGCTCTGCACTGCCATCTTGAAGCTGGCATTCCCGCCACAGCTGATGGGAGGCATGTATATGTTTCCTCTGCTCTATGCGCTCTTCCAGGCAGCCGAGGCTGGCATCTTCGTTCTGGTTTACCGCATGTACAGGAAGGAGGTATTACATAAACAGGACCTAacggaggatgatgatgatgacacaAACATAAgctacaaaagaatgaaggaagaAGATGTGCCGTTTGATTCAACGTATGGTGCAGTAACA GGCTGGAGACAGAAAGCTTACTTTGCCAATTACGGGGAGGGTGAGACCTACTTCGACAACCACGACAGGGCGCAGCTGAAGTCCATTCTGTCTCAGATCAACCCGAACCTCACCCCGCGTCTGAGAAAAGCCAACACTAAAGACATCAGCGTGCAAGTCAACCCGAAGACCGACGCGTCCGTCCAGTGCTCTCTGGGTCCGCGCACACTTTTGGCCCAGAAGCGCGAGGCCCTGCGCCAGAGGCGACAGGAGGTCCAGACACCCGGGAGCCCTGTCAGCGGAGGCGTCCGGTTCCCGCGCATTCAAGCCGTATATTCTCCTGTCGCGTCCAGGAGACTAGTGTCTCTCATTAAGGACGACGACGAAGAGGATACGGAGCCTGAGGACTCGGAGAAGGTGGACAGTGCTGAGAAGGTTGAAAGTCCTGAGAGAGACGTGAACGAAGAGAAGTCCAAGAAAACGCTTAGTCCCGAGAAAAATGAAGATGCAAAACAGACAGAAACGAATGAGGGAAACCGATGTGAGCCTGTAAAAACCGGACAAGACGAACCAAAATTCAAGGCTCGAGTAAGATTTCAG TTTCTGGAGCAGAAGTACGGCTACTATCACTGCAAAGACTGCAACCTGCGCTGGGAAAGTGCTTATGTGTGGTGCGTCCAAGGCACAAACAAG GTGTATTTCAAGCAGTTTTGCAGAACATGTCAGAAGTCATTTAATCCATACCGCGTTGAGGACATAACCTGTCAG ACTTGCAAGAAGACCCGCTGCACGTGTTCTGTAACATCACGTCATGTGGACCCAAAAAGACCTCACCGGCAGGATCTCTGTGGCCGCTGCAAAGGCAAGCGGCTCTCCTGTGACAGCACATTCAGCTTCAAATACATCATCTAG